The Moorella glycerini genomic interval CAGGGCATCGAAACCGGCAAATTTCAGTTCGGGCCCGAACCAGCCACCGGCGTACGAGTCCAGGAATAGGCCGGTCTGGGGCGATTTGGTAATAATTACATAGCGGTTGGCCGCCGTCACCGGTGTCCCGGTCAGGGGGCCGGTCATAAGAATAATCTTATTCCCCGGGCTTAGGGGATCCACGCCCGGCTGTAGTTCATCGAATAACATTTTGGCGCCCAGCCCTCGCCCCCCGTAGAACAGGCGGGCGTCTTCGTAATTTAATGGCTCAATGGAACAGGAACGGTTGCTTAAGTTTACCCGACCTATGCGGCCTGCATAGCCTTCCATATTATTTATAGAACCCTCCTAAATATATGGTTGTGCGAGGTGAGAAGTGGGAGGTGGGTTTTATGGTTGAAACTGGCGGCGTCAGTTTCTGATTAATGCCTCCAACTCCTGGCATTTTCATCTTTGCGTTGATGTTAGCTGCCGCCATAGATGGCTCCTTTCCAGCCCAGTCCGCGGGTGCCTGGACGGTTGCTGCCGCAGGATAAGGCTTTTAGTAACTACTAGAGTGGTTGTTATTATAATTCTGCATTAAAAGAGATATTCCTTCTTGAATTAATAAAAAGATTAAATTTTTGTGTTCGACAGTGGAGGATCCCTGGCCGATAGATTTCTGGGGCTTTTTGTATTCCTCAAGTGGGGGTTAATCCCTAAAAAAAATTATCGAGCCGGCAGGAAAACAAAAAATCATGTAGAATATCTTTTTACAATCATAACTACCGCGGTAGTTATGCCTGACGACGAAACGGAGCGCGATAAAGATGGAAATAGATAATCTTGTGGCCGCACTAAACGAGGTGGGCCTTTCTACCTATGAAGCCAGAGCCTACTTGGGCCTGCTGAGGAACCATCCAGAAACAGGCTATGAGCTGGCTAAAAACACCGGCATACCCCAGGCCAAGATATATGAAGTCCTGGCCCGGCTGATAGAAAAAGGAATGATCAGCCAGACACATGTGGAACCCACGTACTATGCCCCTATGGATCCGGAAGAATTTATCGGCCAGAAAAAGGATAAATATTCGCGGTTGCTTGATGAACTGTCCATGGGCCTGGCGGAATTGAAGAAACAGGGCGGGCCGAGGGAATATGTATGGAATTTGCATAAGTATGAGGACATAATTGACAGGGCCGCCAGCTTTTGCGCCGAAGCGCAACAAAAAATCTATCTCCTTTCCTGGCAGCCGGAGTTAGACCGGCTGGCCCCGGCCCTGGAGCTTGCCCACCAGAGAGGGGTAGAGATTGTTCTCGTGGGTTTTGATGTAAATTCTTTTGCGTATGGCAAGCTGATCAAGCACCGGGCGTTAGGCCATATCCGCAGCGAGCGAGGGCAACAGCTGATGGTAGTGGCCGATACTAAAAGCGCCCTCATGGCGGCCCTGGGTGAGGGAGAGCTCCATGCCTTTTGGACCCAGAGCCTGGGCATAATTCGCCTGGTGCGGGACTATATTCTTCATGAAGCCTACCTGTGGAATATATTGGATCGTTTTGCCGAAATAAGGGACTTCTTCGGCGAGGACCTGGCAGGTTTGCGTAACCTTTAGGGAAAGATGCGAACTAAAAGGTAACCGCTGGTATCGTGTTTCGCAAATTATAATAAAGAGAATAGAGGAAGTGTTATAAGATTGCCTAAGAATATGTTAGAAGATTTACCTGTTTGGGAGAAAAAATCCTTCCCCGACGACGCAAGACAACCGGACGCAGCTATAAAGAAATATACCGGCGTTCTTCTGCAAGCCCTGGAGTGGTTGGTCTTTGACAGCATGTGGATTGTAATGGTACCAACGGTGATAGGTCCGGCAATTGGCCTCGATCGGCCGGGAATGGCCTCCCTCTCCCAGCGTTTGTTCTTTTTTACCGGCCTGGCTTCCCTCCTCCAGGTTACCACGGGTCATAAAATGCCCATCTTTGAAGGCCCGGCCGCCTTATGGTGGGCGCTGATTATCGGCATGGGTAATGCGGCTGCAGTCAGGGGTTACGCGCCGGAACTTTTACGCGGCAGTCTGGAAATGGGTTTGATTATTTCCGGCGCGGTCCTTGCCTTGATGAGCTTGACGGGCCTGACAAGCAGGATCATGAAGCTTTTTACGCCGGTAGTTACAGGGTCGGTGCTGGTGATGGTGGCCTTGCAATTAAGCGGTAGCATAATTAAAGGCGTCATCGGTGTTGGTTTCCTGGGCCAGCCCTTGAGCCCTGTGGCCATTATTACTTCGCTGGCTGTGATAGGCATTATAACCTTTCTATCTTTAAAGGGAAACCGGCTGATAAAAAGTTTAAGCGTCCTGGCAGGGATTGTAGCCGGCTGGCTGGGGATGGCGCTTGCGGGTTATGCAGATCTGCCGCGGGGGATCGATTTTACCAGCCTGGCGGTACCCCGGCTGCTGACCTGGGGAAAGCCGGCCTTTGATGGGGGGATGGTTTTAACCTGTGTCATTGCCGGCGTGGTTCTTATACCCAATGTAGTGGCCAGTATAGTGGCCATGGGCGAGGTTACCGGCGTGAAAGTCAATAATCAGGTACATAATCGCGGTGTCTTTTTTAATGGCGTTGCTAATATCCTGGCCGGGCTAGGGGCGACAGTAGGCTCGGTGCCCACCGCCACTTCGGCCGGCTTCGCCAGAGTAACCGGTATGACGGACAGGTTGCCCTTTATCCTGGCGTGCGGCCTGCTCATTTTCCTTGGCTTTCAGCCGGCTATCGGCATGATCCTAGCCAGTATCCCTGGCCCGGTCAGCAATGCCGCCATGCTGGTTACGGCCTGTACCCTGTTTATTTTCGGGCTCCAGGAATATGCGCGGGTAAAATTTACGGATAGGGAAACATTTGTGGTAGGCATTGCCATCCTTGCCGGGACAGGGATAATGTTTTTACCTGCCAATACCTTCAAAGCCCTGCCGGTATGGATCAGCTATTTGGCTAGCAACGGAACCATTGTTAGCATGCTGGTCTGCATTTTTCTGGAACATATAGTTTTTCCCAATAGAAAGAAGTTCAATTAATTATAAAAGATAAAAGTTAAAATGTAAATTATGATGGCAGGAGGTGAGAGGTGGATAAAAATATTTCCCGCTTAATTTTAAGGAGGTGAGCGGGCCGGAGAATTGTACGCGAACTGGCAGGGCGGAAGAAGGGGGAAAGTATAAAACAATTAAATAATAATTACAAGAAAGGATGATCAATAGATGGCTAAATTACCCAAGTTAACCGCCAAAGATATTAAAGGTATCGTCGCCATTATGCCTACGCCAGTGAAGGAAGGGGCTAATAGCTGGAGCAGCCGGGATGTAGTTGATCTGGATGAGGCCGCCCGTGGTGCCGATAGCCTGGTCAGGGACGGCGTCGACATGCTCCTGGTTAACGGTACCTTTGGCGAGGCGGCTACCCTTACCTGGGAAGAGCTCAAGAAGTTCAGCGCCACCGTAGTAGAAACAGTTGCAGGGCGCATCCCGGTATTCCTGGGGGCCACTACCCTTAACACCCGGGATACCATCGAACGGGCGCGTTATTTCCGCGATCTCGGCGCCGAAGGGCTTTTCCTGGGACGCCCCATGTGGTGCCAGATGTCGGAGGAGATGATTGTCCAGTTCTATAAGGATGTGGCCGAGGCTTTGCCGGATATGAACATTCTTGTCTATGATAACCCGGAAGCCTTCAAAGGGAAAATCCCTACCAGGGTTTATGCGGAACTAGCTAAAATCCCGCAGGTGGTGGCTTCCAAGTATCGCAGCGTCCTGGCCGGCATCGCCAGCGATACTCTGGTGGCTGATATGCGGGCGGTGAAGGGGAACATTAAACTTTTGCCCCATGATTGTGACTGGTATTATGCCGCCAAATGGTATCCCGAAGAAATGGATGCCTGCTGGTCCAGTGGTGTTTCCGCTGGCCCGGCACCCGTCGTAGCCCTCAAGAAAGCCCTGAACACCGGGGATTGGGAGACGGCCAAGCAGATAACCGACGAAATCAACTGGGCTTATGAGAAATTCTTGCCCCGGGGGAGCTTTGTCATATTCAATATTTATAATATCGGCATCCAAAAGGCCAGGTTTGATGCGGCCGGCTATATTAAAGCCGGGCCGGCCTTACCTCCCTATCATATCATGCCGCCCGATGTCCTGGAGAGCGCCCGGGAATGTGGCCGGCGCTGGCAACAATTACAGGAGAAATATTCGAAAAAACTGTAACCGGCCAGTTGTCAAATAAGATAAAGCTGCGGGTGGTGGACGGGAGTGCCACCTACCACCCGCAGCGGTTACCAAAATTAGCTGCCTCGATGAAGTCGTTTGTTAAAAGTTGTTTTTTAATGATAATTGCCTGCTTTACAATGAAAGGAGGGACTGTTAATGTCAATAGCGGTAATGTCGCTGATAGCCCTGGTACTGGTATTTGTTATTTGCGCCTTCGTTCCAATAAATGTAGGGACCTTAGCCTTTGCCTTTACCTTTATCATCGGCATTGTCATTGGTAAACTTAAGCTGGTGGAAGTACTGGCGGGATTTCCTACCGACCTCTTTATCCTCCTGGGCGGCGTTTCTTATATGTTCGCCATTGCCCAAATCAACGGTACCATGAGCCGGATAACGTCGGCGTGCCTTAAACTGATAAGGGGCAATGTGGCTTTAATACCCTGGATTTTCCACCTGATTGCCATTTTTATTAGCGCCATCGGGGCCGGCCCGGCGGTAACCACCACCCTGCTGGCGCCGATTGCCATGCAGGTGACGGCGGAAGCAGGCATCAGCCCCTTGCTGGTAGGGGTGATGCTGGTCCATGGCAGCCACGGAGGCTCCTACTCTCCGGTGAGTCCCATGGGAGTGATTGCCAACGGTGCCGTGGCTAAAGCCGGCCTGCCCGATTTGTCGTGGACATTATTTCTAAATTCCCTGGTATTCAATATCCTCATCGCCGTAGCTGTTTACCTCCTCTTTGGTGGCCTTAAGCTGATCCGCCGGTCGCGGGAAGAAGTCATGAGCGATAAGTTAAAGGCCTTAATGGAAACGGGTTCGGAGCAACCCCTGACTTTCCAGCAACAGGCCACTCTGGCGGGTATTGCGGCGCTCTTTGTCATGGGCCTGGGCTTCAAATATCATGTAGGTTTCAGCGCTTTTACCATTGGTGTGATCCTGACCTTGCTGGCCCCCAAAGAAGAACGTAAAGCTGTGGAACAGATGGCCTGGCCTACAATTATCATGATCGCGGGTATTTTAACCCTGGTGGGGTTGATGGCCAAAGTCGGGGCTATTGACCTCATAGCTAGAGGCATCGGCCAGGTGGCCACGCCCCTTACGGCACCCCTGTTACTGGCCGGGGCGGGCGGGGTGATTTCCCTCTACTCGGCCACAGGTGCTGTCCTGGCGGCACTCATACCCATGGTCCCGGCGGTTCTGGCGGCGGTGGGGGGCGGTAATGCCGCCGGAGCAGTGTCCTCCCTGGTAATTGCCTCCAGCGTGGTGGACACGAGTCCCCTGTCGATCCAGGGTGCCATGTTGTTGGCTTCAGTAAAGAATATGGACCGGAATACTTTCTTTAAACAACTCCTGCTATGGGGTATTGCCATGATATTTGTAGGGACAGTCCTTTCCTGGCTGATTTTTGTGGTCATAGGCCTTCCTT includes:
- a CDS encoding TrmB family transcriptional regulator, which produces MEIDNLVAALNEVGLSTYEARAYLGLLRNHPETGYELAKNTGIPQAKIYEVLARLIEKGMISQTHVEPTYYAPMDPEEFIGQKKDKYSRLLDELSMGLAELKKQGGPREYVWNLHKYEDIIDRAASFCAEAQQKIYLLSWQPELDRLAPALELAHQRGVEIVLVGFDVNSFAYGKLIKHRALGHIRSERGQQLMVVADTKSALMAALGEGELHAFWTQSLGIIRLVRDYILHEAYLWNILDRFAEIRDFFGEDLAGLRNL
- a CDS encoding purine/pyrimidine permease gives rise to the protein MPKNMLEDLPVWEKKSFPDDARQPDAAIKKYTGVLLQALEWLVFDSMWIVMVPTVIGPAIGLDRPGMASLSQRLFFFTGLASLLQVTTGHKMPIFEGPAALWWALIIGMGNAAAVRGYAPELLRGSLEMGLIISGAVLALMSLTGLTSRIMKLFTPVVTGSVLVMVALQLSGSIIKGVIGVGFLGQPLSPVAIITSLAVIGIITFLSLKGNRLIKSLSVLAGIVAGWLGMALAGYADLPRGIDFTSLAVPRLLTWGKPAFDGGMVLTCVIAGVVLIPNVVASIVAMGEVTGVKVNNQVHNRGVFFNGVANILAGLGATVGSVPTATSAGFARVTGMTDRLPFILACGLLIFLGFQPAIGMILASIPGPVSNAAMLVTACTLFIFGLQEYARVKFTDRETFVVGIAILAGTGIMFLPANTFKALPVWISYLASNGTIVSMLVCIFLEHIVFPNRKKFN
- a CDS encoding dihydrodipicolinate synthase family protein → MAKLPKLTAKDIKGIVAIMPTPVKEGANSWSSRDVVDLDEAARGADSLVRDGVDMLLVNGTFGEAATLTWEELKKFSATVVETVAGRIPVFLGATTLNTRDTIERARYFRDLGAEGLFLGRPMWCQMSEEMIVQFYKDVAEALPDMNILVYDNPEAFKGKIPTRVYAELAKIPQVVASKYRSVLAGIASDTLVADMRAVKGNIKLLPHDCDWYYAAKWYPEEMDACWSSGVSAGPAPVVALKKALNTGDWETAKQITDEINWAYEKFLPRGSFVIFNIYNIGIQKARFDAAGYIKAGPALPPYHIMPPDVLESARECGRRWQQLQEKYSKKL
- a CDS encoding SLC13 family permease, translating into MSIAVMSLIALVLVFVICAFVPINVGTLAFAFTFIIGIVIGKLKLVEVLAGFPTDLFILLGGVSYMFAIAQINGTMSRITSACLKLIRGNVALIPWIFHLIAIFISAIGAGPAVTTTLLAPIAMQVTAEAGISPLLVGVMLVHGSHGGSYSPVSPMGVIANGAVAKAGLPDLSWTLFLNSLVFNILIAVAVYLLFGGLKLIRRSREEVMSDKLKALMETGSEQPLTFQQQATLAGIAALFVMGLGFKYHVGFSAFTIGVILTLLAPKEERKAVEQMAWPTIIMIAGILTLVGLMAKVGAIDLIARGIGQVATPLTAPLLLAGAGGVISLYSATGAVLAALIPMVPAVLAAVGGGNAAGAVSSLVIASSVVDTSPLSIQGAMLLASVKNMDRNTFFKQLLLWGIAMIFVGTVLSWLIFVVIGLP